The DNA region TCTTCTATGACAATATGGCAGCTATTCACATTGCAAAAAATATCGTCTTCCATGAGCGCACTAAGCATATTAAAGTGGACTGCCACTTCATCCGGAGTAAATTGACTGAAGTTTTCATCCAGTTATCGCATGTTCCCACCTCTGATCAGCTGGCAGATGTATTCACCAAGCCACTACTTGGTGTTCTCCATCACTCTTTTCTTGGCAAGTTGAAGGTTGTTTCCCACTCCAACTTGAAGGGGGTGTTGGGCCACCAGCTTGCACCACTTCAGGCCCAAAGCAGCACACTTAAGTTGGCCCGACTATTTATTTATACTTAGCCTTTTTTGTACTAGTTAGTCATTCTTTGTTTAATATAGCATAGTAGTCATTCATTTAGTGGTTAGCCAACTTTACACTGTATAAGCAAGATATAAATAGAAGAGGCCATCATTGTTAATGTTTGACCGGTCATTTTTCATTAATCTCTTCTCATTTGTTTTCTCTGACGAAGAATTCTCTAGAAAACCCTAACCTTCATTAACGACCTTCCCTCTCTAGTCTATTTCCACTCGTTTCACAATAACTCTTTATTTACTTCCAAGAAAGACAATGAAAATAATTTCTAGCCCTCCCTTTTACCTCTCTACCACTTATCCTCACTTGTCATAAAACAACTTATAAAATCAGTTCATTCTCCTGTTAAAAATGAAGCACAATTTTCCTCTGGCAAAGGAGTGGATCTCCTGATGTAATTCACCACGATCaggtcaaaaagaaaaattaattggAATACCCATTCTCATCTTCACTAAACATAGGGCTCAGAAATAAAATAGCAACACAGACGAAAGAGAGAGTTAACACAATTCCATCAAACAAAAACTTAAGAAAGTCCTCAAAAACTAgaataaaactctatttatttaTGACTCCAATAAAGGTCATTAAGCAAGTGAACTGCTTTGTAAACGAACCTCTAGCATTTCGGAGGTCAAAATTTTCCACATAAAGTAAATTCTTGTTAGCACATTTCTTATTAAAAAAATGCTCAGACAATAATTTTGAAATGGTATACATCCATATTTGCAGGTCACTATTAAAGAATGAGACAATTAAGGCAGAATATTTAAGTATAGCATACACATTCATGATTCAAGTATCATTGCTCGCAATAATGCAGCAATCAGATAGATGATAGTTCCTAATAACTTCAGTTTGAAGTTAATATGCTTTCTAACTGAACTATGAAAGCACACAAGCAGTGCTATTTCAGATGGAAAAGAAGACAGTTTTGTACAATTTCCTTTTCCTGTTTTTCTTTGATAGAACTCCTAACAAAAGAAATTGAAGGTTTAGAATTGCCAAACTAAAGTTCAACAGCTTTGGTTTTCCGTAGGGATTCTCcatatttgattctttttttttgttccaGTAACTCTTTTGGGGACTAATTTCTCCTCCCCACCATGTTTCTGATTGTTACGATTTTTCAATTATTTAGTTCTAAAAAATCTCAACGTTTTTTACTGGACAACAAATATTTGATCGGCTTATATCAACTTCAGAATTAATTCTTGAAAGGAAAAGACTCTTTTGGTATACTTCTTGTGAAGGGAATTTACTCCCTTATTGTGAAAAATCCCTCCTTGCCAATTTTTCAAGCTCTGCACAATCAGTCACAAAACACAACCACCGTACTGAGAATATGCAACACATTCATAAGTTGTACTATAGCAAGTGCAGGTCAAGGCGAAAAGGTCCCATAAAATTATTAAACTTATGGCACATGTGGTCTCATTCGGGAATGATTTGGAAGATCCAAAACCAAAAATAGTGGTATTTTGCTAGTAACAACATAACGGAGGCAGTCACTCAATATAAAATTGATCCAAAATCTGATTCAAATCCAAAATAGTACCTATGGGTACATAAGAAATGTAGCATTTCACCTTAAATTAACTTAAACCATCCCAAAGATGCGATAGAAAAAGGATCTGATTTCAAGATGGATGGCACTTTTGACAAAGCAACCAATTATATGTCAGTTCTTTTCCTCATTTCTTCAGCATGTAAGTCAATTTATGCAGAGTATACCAGAAAAGCTAAAACATGAACCAAAAAAACTTCATTACAAcaagaaataaaacagaaaaGCAGAAACGGAAAAGAGAAGTTTTTTTTTGCACCAGGAATGGGAGTGCATCGATGCACTAACTAGTAACAATAAGAATACCATAACCGTGAATGTATGTGAACTTGAACTGAAAGAATAGGGTAAGTTACAATGTTGAAGCACAACTTCAACTAAAAAAAGGAACGGTATGGTATCCGTGTAATAACAGAAACAATCACCAGAAAGATCATGTACCTCCTTGAGCTATTGACTTTTGACAAAAATGTGAATTCCGAGGCAGCGTACAGTTGCTCAAAATCTAGTCATATTCAAACTGAACATCTATCTTCAAATACTTCCTCATTAGCCTTACAATAAAGGATGTGAATTTGGCTAATGTATGGCATTCTTCATGTGTTTTGGTTTCTGAAACAACCCCGTGAATCACCAACTTCCTCAGATTAGGACACCTTCCCAATAGCCCTGCTACCCACTGTGAGAAGAGGTCGCTAATCACCGTCCAGCCAAGCTCCAATACAACCACATTTTCCAATTGAAAAGAACCTTGCAACCCATACTGAACTGCTGCCTCTTTTAGTTCATAGTTTAACGAGAGATGACTTAATTGAGGAAAGCAAGCAGAAATAGTCTCAATATCAACAACCTCATCATCGTCATCAAACACAACTCCCCATAATCTCAATCTTCTCAGTTTCGATGATTTTGCTATCATATGATGGAACTTGGACCACATGATTGTGAAATTGCTGACGTCCACAATCTCTAGATTCTCAGCACTCTCACCAATATCAAGATGGATGACACTAACATCATCAATCTTAAGGAGTCTTAACTTCCCCTTGCTAACAAGCTCAAAGACTTCAAGCGTACAATCTTTTAACTGCAACTTCTCAAGGCTATCAGCCTCCAAAACAATTTTATCCAAACTAATGGCTTCAACGTAGATATCTTTCAAAGAGTTAGTACTCAACTCCATTGAGGCCTGCGGATCAGACATAACAATATCCAGACTTACGAGGCTCAAGACCTCAACTTTTGGGCAGGCTGTGAGGAAAAGACTGAGGTCCAACGCTGATACACTGACATAGCTCAGCGAAAGAGACCTCAAGCAAGGAAATTTTTGGTAACTAGGTTCCACACCCGTAATCGTATTATGTGCCAGATCTAATACTTCCAATCTCTGACGACCACATTTCTCGAGTATATTAATGTTAGGGGTAGTCCTGACATTATAGTGTAACTCACGCAAGGTTTCTCTCGTATACATTAGCCAAGCAATCACCGGAGCAGCAGAAAACTCATCCACATCATCCATAAGAATTGAAAGACACTGCAGTCCGTTAGTCTGGAAAATCGTCTGGGTTACAATTATTTCTAGTCTGCTCCGTGTGAGCTCATGATAAAGAGGCCAGTCATTCGAATTAAAAGTGAGCATGTAAAGATGATTTCTCCAAGCCTCTCGCCATTTCCTGCAAGTAGAAGATGCAATCACAACATCTCGTGCAGCTCCTAGCCGGGACAATATGTTGCCAATGACCTCAACAGGAAGATGCTCCATTCCCTTTTGAACAGAATAACACATCAAACGGCCACTAAAACCTCCAAACTTATAAAGCTACATTATATGGGCATAATAATCAAGCAATTTAAAGTCCAACATCTGCTTACCCTCAGCAACTAAATGAAATCCAAAATCAGATGAAAACAACTCAAAACATACTGTGCAAACTGAGATTAACAGTAAATAGAAGACCAATCTTCAGCCAAAagtaaaccaagaaatgaaataTCAAGCGACCCAATTAGTGAGCCAGCAAATTAAAATCAACCAAAGACAGATTGCTTAATTCCAGTAAAAAACCCAAATCGAGAAAGACTCAAAAAGATTTCACCTTTTTGGGCAGAGGCAACAATCCCATTAATACCACATCAATTTCCCATCTTGCAACcaagaaaagaataaaatcaaCGAAACAATTTTAGAAAATCACTGACACTACCACACCACACACATTCATAGAGAAAATGATACATGACATAGTAAATAATCAGGAATTTGGCAAACTTACAACAAGAATTGAGGTTATGATCAGGACCCAAAACCAGAAATGGATCGACGAGGCAAATGATAAGGAACGTTCGATCAAAAGAAATGGAATCTAATAACAGTTTTAGGAGAAAATTGGTCAGGGCAAGATGGTGGAAGAAACGCAGCGCAGCACAGACAAACACACACAGTGAATGGTGTGCTGTGTGCGAAGTGGAATACACGTGAGAGTTGAGACCCGCGTCAGTCTGTCCTTCAAAACTTCAAGTAGCCTGTTATATATGGTATATACACAAATCATGTTGCCTTGCGATTTATTTAGGGTACGCCATTTATAAGACGCATTTATAAGTCTCGATTATATGTCAAATGTTACTATGCGATTTATAAGTCACATTTACTAACTGCACCATATATCCAATTTTATAGTATCACAATTTATAGTATTGCGATTCATAAGTCGCATTCATTAAAATTTATATGTCGTAGTGTGTTCAGCCTACAAATGGGTATaagtttcttttcaaaaattctattATAAATATGTATTTTTAAAATGCAATTTAAACTAATAACATTCAGAAACACATGTAAATCATATTTCACATGTgcgttttacatattttttaaatTGTATTTGCACATATCACAATTAGTGCTGTAGAGAAAAAATTATAGAAGCTGCAAATCAACTATTTTCAGTATTTCATTTATATTCCCTAGAATAAATtagtaaaattaaagaaaatacccatgcaatcaaaaaaaaatcactcaaaaaggctcattttgaaaattattacACTTCATATAGATATTTCTAAAGGGAATGGGGAGATTGAAGAGGATGTCACACATTTGTATCGAagcggggtggatgaaatggaggctagcTTCCAATGTTTTGTGTcataagaatgtgccaccaaaacttaaaggcAAGTTTTACAGAGTAGTGGTTAGACCGATTATGTTGTATGAGGTAGAGTACTGGCCAATCAAGAATTTTCATACCCATAAGATGAAAGTAGCGGAgataaggatgttgagatggatgtgggGGCATAATtggttggataagattaggaatgaagatgtCTAGGTAAAGGTGGGTGTGAtcccgtggaggacaagatgcggaaagcgagacttagatggttctAGCATGTGAAGATGAGAAGCTCAGATGCCCCAATAAGGAGGCATGAACGGTTAACTTTGGTGGGTTTGAGAAGAGGTAggaaataattaaatatatattaattatcaTATATTTATGATACAAACTGTGAAATCCGTCACGAACTCACAGATGCTCGTAATAcgataaatatataattattatacaTTTGTTATACAATTCCTTCAACAATTATTatacatatacaattataatacaatcgcgatacatttctgaaaaattgtgatacaattatgatcttcatcttcttcaagtttcaatcacaacTCTACACTAAAAATCTAATATAATCGTATAATAATTATATTAGTATTGTATCAAGTATTGTTTTgggtattgatgtatcatatagAAGTCACATACAGTGaatattttagaaagaaagaaaacaagattcAAAACTTACTCATAGCTTGATTCTAGAGCAATATTTTGATTTTCGTCTACATTGTATCAATAAGAAATAGAGATTTTGGGTGATTAGTAAGAAAGAGAGAAATTGGGTTTGAAAATCtttggaaaaaggaaaaaaactggattttttttgtgtgtgtgtgtggggggggggggggggggtaaaaataaaagagagattTGGGGTGATTATTAAGGAagagagaaattatttttgacATCCTTTGGAAAGAAACATAATCTTAAATGGGGGAGGGGGAGGGTTATTGGAAATGGGGTGGATCTCATATAACTGACAAGCTAAAATTAaaggattttgaattttttttcttttttatgctTTTGTATATACcttataaatatagatatacaaATTAATTAATAAGAAACATAAGTAAAGGTGATAAATGGGTTTCTATtatagtatagctaggtaaaaCTCCCCTTTAAAAGTTCGTTTGTTTTATATACAAGTTATGCAGGGATTAATAAATATAGAGATTAATTATACAAGAATTAAAAATATAGGAATTATTATGCATGTATTAGCTATGCAAAAATTATAATATGGGGATTATTTCTTGTTGGGATATTTAGTTTTATTATTCAACATAActtataataatttaaaatatttaattacgtTTAGCAACAAAAAGAATTGCTCACTATTAGGAGGATTAGTTTTTTCATTCTAATGTTTTAATCTTGATAATATACGTGTTCTTATTTCACTTTCTGCTTCGCATAAATAGTACATAAATTTTCTCATTAACTTATATGGGTATTATATACGAAGAACATAAAAAAGCCGACCAAACATTGTATTAGATATACTGAATTTTATACCAAGACTATTTTTCCTTAAACACCAACCAAACAATGTACTATTATGTTAATTCTATATATTGATGATTAACTCTATTGAAAGGTCAACCAAACGGCACCTAATAGTATACAACAATATAAATCAATTATTCTAACTTTCGAGGTATACAGTTCATCTTTGGGGGTATATAATTATGTGATTATGTATTTGAAAGGTATACATCGTATAAAGCTGTATTATATGGAGtaatttttaaatgattttttttataggTACAAGGGGATAACCTTTTTATTCCACCTGAACAATCCTTTAAAAGTCCCAATAATAATGCTAAAATCTCTGTAATTTGATTCATTCAAGTATGCCAAGATTCATCGCAATCACTTATATAATAAAAATTCTATACAGATGTGAATAGTTATCCGTTATTGTTAATACAGTGTTGGATTATGGCTTTTAGTAGCCCATCT from Nicotiana tabacum cultivar K326 chromosome 24, ASM71507v2, whole genome shotgun sequence includes:
- the LOC107804997 gene encoding F-box/LRR-repeat protein At1g67190 isoform X1 — its product is MGLLPLPKKGMEHLPVEVIGNILSRLGAARDVVIASSTCRKWREAWRNHLYMLTFNSNDWPLYHELTRSRLEIIVTQTIFQTNGLQCLSILMDDVDEFSAAPVIAWLMYTRETLRELHYNVRTTPNINILEKCGRQRLEVLDLAHNTITGVEPSYQKFPCLRSLSLSYVSVSALDLSLFLTACPKVEVLSLVSLDIVMSDPQASMELSTNSLKDIYVEAISLDKIVLEADSLEKLQLKDCTLEVFELVSKGKLRLLKIDDVSVIHLDIGESAENLEIVDVSNFTIMWSKFHHMIAKSSKLRRLRLWGVVFDDDDEVVDIETISACFPQLSHLSLNYELKEAAVQYGLQGSFQLENVVVLELGWTVISDLFSQWVAGLLGRCPNLRKLVIHGVVSETKTHEECHTLAKFTSFIVRLMRKYLKIDVQFEYD
- the LOC107804997 gene encoding F-box/LRR-repeat protein At1g67190 isoform X2; protein product: MEHLPVEVIGNILSRLGAARDVVIASSTCRKWREAWRNHLYMLTFNSNDWPLYHELTRSRLEIIVTQTIFQTNGLQCLSILMDDVDEFSAAPVIAWLMYTRETLRELHYNVRTTPNINILEKCGRQRLEVLDLAHNTITGVEPSYQKFPCLRSLSLSYVSVSALDLSLFLTACPKVEVLSLVSLDIVMSDPQASMELSTNSLKDIYVEAISLDKIVLEADSLEKLQLKDCTLEVFELVSKGKLRLLKIDDVSVIHLDIGESAENLEIVDVSNFTIMWSKFHHMIAKSSKLRRLRLWGVVFDDDDEVVDIETISACFPQLSHLSLNYELKEAAVQYGLQGSFQLENVVVLELGWTVISDLFSQWVAGLLGRCPNLRKLVIHGVVSETKTHEECHTLAKFTSFIVRLMRKYLKIDVQFEYD